The nucleotide window CTCACCGATGGGGTGGTTATTCCACCTCATCGATTCATTGAGAGGTGAATCATGGACGTCGCAAGAGCAGCGAGTGCCACGCTTGCGTCATCCTCGTCGAGCAACGCGATGCCCAGCTTTCGTCAGGAAGCTGGGCTTTATTCGTTGCAGGGCGAAGGTGGCTCTGGCAAGGCTCCACAGAAAGCAGATGTAAACGAAGCAGTAGAGCGCATTCGCACGCAGGTGCAGACCTTGCAGCGCGATTTGAACTTCAGCGTGGATGATTCCACCGGTCAGGTTGTGGTGCAGGTGCTGGATGGCGACTCGGGCAAGGTGGTGCGGCAGATTCCGTCCGAGGATATCCTGCGCCTGGCAGAGCGTTTGGACGAGATGCGTAGCCTGTTGTTCGAGGCTAAGGCCTAACGGCACGTTTCTTGTTTCGCAGCAGATCGAAAACGGTCGTGTGGTTTATTTGACGAGGTAAGGCTATGGCAGGCGTATCAGGCATCGGTTCCGGTCTCGACATCGATAGTATCGTGGCGGGGATGGTCGCCGCCGAGCGGGCTCCTAAGGAAACCCAGCTTGCCAACCTCGAAAAAAAGACGACAACGCAGATAACGGCTGTTGGTGCGCTAAAGGGCGCAATCAGTGATTTCCAGACAGCGCTGGCTGCGCTGAACAAACCAGAGCTGTTCCAAGCGCGCTCGGCTACCTCCAGCAAGTCGGATCTCGTCGGCGTTACGGCGACAACCACCGCGGGAGCTGGCAGCTATCAACTGGAAGTCAAATCACTGGCGAGCAGCAGCAAGGTTGCACTGGCCGCGATTCCCAATACGGCCGAAGCTCCCGCGCGTTTTACCAGTGGAACGTTCGAGGTCTCGCTTGGTGTGCCAGGCATCCCGCCCGCGCCAAACACCAAGGAATCCTTTTCAGTCACGATTGACGAGAACAACAACACGCTCGCCGGTGTGCGTGATGCAATCAACACGGCCGGGAAAGACATGAGTGTTAGCGCCACCATCGTCACGGACGAGTATGGCTCTCGACTGGTGCTGAGTAGCAGCAAAACTGGCGCAGGGCGCGATATTACCGTCACTGCAACCGGGGCAGGCGAACCTGGGCTCATAGGTCTTTCCGCATTGAACTTCACCGGTACCTCAGGCACCGGCAAAGATGGTCGCGTACTGACCTCGGCACAGAGTGCTGAATTGTATGTCGACGGTTTGAAGGTGATCAGCGAGACCAACAAAGTCGATGGTGCCATTGAGGGCATCACGCTCGATCTTAAGGCCAAAACCGTTGCAAACGAACCGCTGACCATCGCGGTAGCGGAAGACAAGGCGGGTGTTAAAAAGCAGATCCAGTCCTTTGTCGACAGCTATAACAAGCTGATCGGTGTGATTAACGCGCAGACCAAGGTCACATCAGTAGGCGAGGGCAAGACGCCCGTAACAGGCGCATTGGTGGGCGATGCCACGGCGCGCACCTTGCTCAACACGATTCGCAACGAGCTGGTTAACGTGCAGGGTGATGGTGCACTGCGAGCGCTGACCGATATTGGTATCACCACACAGAAGGATGGCGCCCTCGCCATTGACAGCGCCAAGCTGGACAAGGCGATGGCCAGTAACTTCGGCGAATTGGCGGGTCTGTTCACGGGTGACAAGGGATTGGCTTCCAGACTCGACGCCAAGCTGAAGCCATACACCGAGACCGGCGGAATACTCGAGCAACGCAACAAGGCAATGACTGAGACGATCACCAAAATTGATGATCAGAAGGAAGCTCTCACCCGTCGCCTCGCCTCACTGCAGGAGCGTCTGTACAAGCAGTTCAATGCGATGGATCTGCTGGTGGGTCAGTTGTCCAATACGTCGTCGAGTTTGTTGGCTTCGCTGGAAAATCTGCCGTGGGCAGCGAATAACTCGAAGAAGTAAGGGACTCCGCTTCAAGAAAAAAGCCGCCGCCAGGCGGTTTTTTGTTTTCAGAACAAACTCAAGTCCTGCGCTAGGCGACCGATAAGTAGGTATGTGAAATTGATGTGGTAAGAGGCTCATCCAGATGAATGCTATGGCAGCAATGCGGCAATACCAGCAGGTCGGCGTAAAGGCGCAGGTTACCGAGGCCGATCCGCATCGTCTGATCCAAATGCTGATGCAGGGCGGGCTGGATCGTATAGCGCAGGCCAGGGGGGCTATGGAACGCGAGGCCTATGCTGAGAAAGGCGTGCTGATCGGCAAGGCGATCAACATCATCGGCGGGCTGCGCGACGTGCTGGACAAGGAGGCGGGTGGCGAACTGGCTACCAATCTCGAACGTCTGTATGAGTACATGACGATGCGCCTGTTCGAAGCTAGCCGCCACAACGACGTAAGCAAGCTGGATGAGGTGGCGAAGCTGCTTGGTGAGGTCAAGTCCGGCTGGGACGGCATCGCCTGAACATGCAGAAGGAGTTGCTGATGCCCACTGCTGCACAGCGTTTTGAAGAGCTTGGTCGTGCACTGCGCGAGGCCCTGACGCGGCAAGAGTGGGATGCCATTGCCGAGCTTGATGCGCAGGTTAGCGCACTGCTTGGCGAAGCTGCGGCGGATGAGGCAGGGGTCGATCAGGTGTTGCGTCAGCAACTAGAAGATCTGGTGCATCTGTATGCGCAATTGCAGCAGGATAGTCGCGCCGAACGGGAGCGGCTGGCATTGGAGCTGACACGTCTGAACCAGTCGAAGCAGGCCGCGAGCGCCTATAAGCCGCTCGACTGATTCAAGCGCTAGCGCGGCTTGCACTCGCTTAGCGCCGGTTTGAAAAAGTTCACACCGAAGCTTGCATTTTCTCGCGGTGCCGACGTCTCTTCGCTTAACGATACTCGCAGAGGTATGCGGTGTCGGTGGCGACTTTCAGTTGGAACTTGCTGTTTGCGGGCACGGTGAACTGAGTACCTGTGCCATAGGTTTCGTACTTCTCGCTGCCGGGTAACTTCACGTCCAGACTGCCGGTAATCACATGCATGATCTCCAGCTGGCTGGTTCCGAACTCATAGTTGCCCGCGGCCATGACGCCGATGGTGGCTGGACCTGCATCCATATCGAACGCGATGGATTTTACGGTGCCGTCGAAGTACTCGTTAACCTTGAACATGGCGATTACCTAAAGAGGGAAAAAGGCCGCTAGTATGCCGAAGCGGCCTACCGGCGTCATCTGCGAATGAGGTCTTGCCGGCTCTTCTCGGCTTGGTCTAGTGCGGCTGGGCTGCGTCAATCTAACTGCGAAATATGAAATAAACTGCGCCGACCAGGCATATGCCTGCCCATAGATAATCGAGTTTCAGTGGTTGTTGCATATAAAGGACGCTAAAGGGCACGAAAACTGCCAGGGTGACGACTTCCTGCATGATCTTGAGCTGGCCGATAGATAGTTCGGTGTAGCCGATACGATTTGCCGGCACCATCAGCATGTACTCGAAAAAAGCGATGCTCCAACTGATCAGGGCGGCGATCAGCCACGGTTTGCCGTTCAAGGTTTTGAGGTGGCCATACCAGGCGAACGTCATGAACAGGTTGGAGCAGCAGAGCAGGGCGGCGGTTTGTAGCCAGATGGGCATGGCGGAAGGCTCGTAAGAGAATGGGCGTGAAAGCCTATTCTGGGCGTGGTTGCGCGGCAATATGCGCTTCTGGTGCGCACAACTTCGTCTGAATTATTATTGCCGCCCCGTTTTTACTGGTCGTTCATTAATGGATTGCCGTCCTGGCTGCGGTGCTTGTTGCATTGCCCCTTCCATCAGCTCGCCGATACCTGGCATGCCGCATGGCAAAGCTGCAGGTGAGCGCTGTGTGCATTTGTCGTCGCAATACCTCTGCCAGCTTTTCGATGATCCGCGACGGCCGGCGGTATGCGCGGCATTTGGTGCCGACCCGTTATGTTGTGGGGCTGATCGCGATGAGGCGATTCGCTTGCTGGGATGGTTGGAGCAGGCGACAGCCTGAGTGAGTCGCGGGCGGCAATAATCCTGCTAGGTGCGTCGGATCCAGTAAAAAGAAAGGCTGCCCGTGGGCAGCCTTCTCGTTTGGCTTTAGTGCTTAGCGCGGCAGATCGCGCTGTGCGTGGCCAGTGTAAAGCTGGCGCGGACGCCCGATTTTCTGGCCGGAGGCGATCATTTCCTTCCAATGCGAGATCCAGCCCACAGTGCGCGACATCGCGAAGATTACGGTGAACATGCTGGTCGGAATGCCGATGGCCTTGAGGATGATGCCCGAGTAGAAGTCCACATTCGGGTACAGGTTGCGTTCGGCGAAGTAGGGATCCTTCAGGGCGATTTCTTCGAGCTTCATTGCAAGCTCCAGCTGCGGGTCATTGATACCCAGTTCGCCCAGCACCTCGTCACAGGTCTTCTTCATGACCTTGGCGCGCGGATCGAAGTTCTTGTACACGCGATGGCCGAAGCCCATCAGTTTGAACGGATCGTTCTTGTCCTTGGCCTTGGCCAGGAACTTCTCGATGTTCGATACGTTGCCGATTTCATCCAGCATGGTCAGCACGGCTTCGTTGGCGCCGCCGTGTGCCGGTCCCCAGAGGGCGGCGATACCGGCTGCGATACAGGCGAACGGATTGGCACCGGTGGAGCCGGCCAGTCGCACAGTAGAAGTCGATGCGTTCTGCTCGTGATCGGCATGCAGGATGAAGATGCGATCCATGGCATTCGCCAGCACCGGGCTGATCGGTTTGATCTCGGCCGGCGTGTTGAACATCATGTGCAGGAAGTTTTCCGAGTAGCTCAGATCATTGCGCGGGTACATGATCGGCTGGCCCATGGAGTACTTGTAAACCATGGCGGCGATGGTCGGCATCTTGGCGATCAGGCGATGCGCGGAGATTTCGCGATGCTGCGGATTATTGATGTCCAGCGAGTCGTGATAGAACGCGGACAGGGCGCCAACGATGCCGCACATCACGGCCATCGGGTGGGCGTCGCGACGGAAGCCGTTGAGGAAGGTCTTCAGCTGCTCATGAACAATGGTGTGGTTCTTGATGGTGCTGACGAACTGAGCTTTCTGCTCGGTGGTCGGCAGTTCGCCGTTGAGCAGGAGATAGCAGGTTTCCAGATAGTCGGATTTTTCCGCCAACTGCTCGATGGGGTAGCCGCGATGAAGCAGGATGCCCTTGTCGCCGTCGATATAGGTGATCTTGGACTCGCAAGAGGCGGTCGACATGAAGCCGGGATCGAAGGTGAAGTGACCCGTGGAGGTCAGGCTTCGGACGTCAATTACATCAGGCCCTACGGTACCGGTTAAAACGGGCAGTTCGACGGGGGCGGTGCCCTCGATGATCAACTGCGCTTTCTTGTCAGCCATGTATGGCCTCCTGTTTTGTGCTTGGAATCATCATGGCCCCCCACGCAGGGCCCGCATCACTATAGTGTGATAAATCGCAAAGTCAATTTGCTCGAACCCATGCTGCAGAGGGGTTTGCGGGGTATCGGTGCAGCATGGGGCGACTGTTTACGGCATTTATATAGGGGCTGCCATCCGCCTTTAGTGGCACTTCACCACATTGTCATTAGTGACCTAACTGTTTATACTCGGAAACCGACCGGCAGGGGCCTTACAGGCGACATTCTGTAGGTTGTCACTCGTGGGTAGCGGGTACTGCTGCGTACTCTTCCCAACAACTTTGCCCTGCGTTCAGGGGCTCTCAAGTGTGAAAAGAAGCCGTGAAAAGCCAACGACCTGTAAACCTAGATCTTAGGACAATAAAACTCCCAATCACTGCTTACACGTCGATTCTCCACCGTGTATCCGGTGTCATTCTGTTCGTCGGTATCGCCCTGTTGTTGCTTGCGCTCGATACCTCGCTGTCTTCTCCAGAAGGCTTCGAGGAGGTTCGGGAGTATTTGGGTGGCCCGCTGGCGAAGCTGATTAGCTGGGGGCTGCTGTCCGCACTGCTGTACCACCTCGTGGCAGGTGTTCGTCACCTGATCATGGATGCCGGCCACGGTGAGACGCTGGAAGGCGGCAAGCTGGGCTCGAAAATCGTAATCGCCGTTTCGGTGGTGCTGATCGTTCTGGCGGGAGTGTGGATATGGTAACCAATGTCACCAACTTTTCGCGCTCGGGTCTGTATGACTGGATGGCGCAGCGCGTTTCTGCAGTGGTTCTTGCGGCTTATTTTCTGTTCCTGCTTGGGTACCTGATTGCGAACCCAGGGTTGGAGTACACCCAGTGGCACGCGCTGTTCTCGGCCAACTGGATGCGCATCTTCAGCTTGCTGGCTCTAGTCGCCCTGAGTGTGCACGCGTGGGTAGGCATGTGGACGATCTCCACCGACTACCTGACCAATATGGCGATCGGTAAGTGGGCTACCGGCGTTCGTTTCCTGTTCCAGGCGGTGTGTGGCATTGCCATGTTCACCTTCTTCGTCTGGGGCGTGCAGATTCTTTGGGGTATCTGATTCATGGCTAACATTCGTACGCTTTCTTTTGACGCCATCATCGTCGGTGGCGGTGGCGCCGGTATGCGCGCGGCGCTCCAGCTGTCCCAGTCCGGTCACAAGACCGCTGTGGTCACCAAGGTTTTCCCGACTCGTTCGCACACCGTTTCCGCTCAGGGCGGCATCACCTGCGCCATCGCTTCGGCCGATCCGAACGATGACTGGCGCTGGCACATGTACGATACCGTCAAGGGCTCCGACTACATCGGTGACCAGGATGCGATCGAGTACATGTGTTCCGTCGGTCCTGAGGCTGTGTTCGAGCTCGAGCACATGGGTCTGCCTTTCTCCCGTACCGAGCAGGGCCGCATCTATCAGCGTCCGTTCGGCGGTCAGTCGAAGGACTTCGGTAAGGGTGGTCAGGCCGCTCGTACGTGCGCCGCTGCCGACCGTACCGGTCATGCGCTGCTGCACACGCTTTATCAGGGCAACCTGAAGAACGACACCGTTTTCCTCAACGAGTGGTACGCAGTCGATCTGGTGAAGAACCAGGATGGCGCAGTCGTGGGTGTCATTGCCATCTGCATCGAAACCGGCGAAACCGTTTACATCCGTTCCAAGGCTACCGTGCTTGCTACCGGTGGCGCTGGTCGGATCTACGCATCGACCACCAACGCCCTGATCAACACTGGCGACGGTGTCGGCATGGCACTGCGTGCCGGTGTGCCGGTTCAGGATATCGAGATGTGGCAGTTCCACCCGACCGGTATTGCCGGTGCCGGCGTGCTGGTGACCGAAGGTTGCCGCGGTGAAGGTGGCTACCTGATCAACAAGCACGGCGAGCGCTTCATGGAGCGCTACGCGCCGAACGCGAAGGACCTGGCCGGTCGCGACGTCGTTGCGCGTTCGATGGTCAAAGAAATCCTGGCGGGCAACGGCTGTGGTCCGGATGGCGACCACGTGATGCTGAAGCTGGACCACTTGGGCGAGGAAGTGCTGCACAGCCGCCTGCCGGGTATCTGCGAACTGTCGAAGACCTTCGCCCACGTCGACCCGGTTACGGCACCAGTGCCGGTCGTTCCGACCTGCCACTACATGATGGGTGGTATCGCCACCAACATTCATGGCCAGGCAATCACGCAGGACGCCAGCGGCAACGACAAAATCATCGATGGCCTTTTTGCTGTCGGCGAAGTGGCTTGTGTATCCGTGCACGGTGCCAATCGCCTGGGTGGCAACTCGTTGCTCGATCTGGTGGTCTTCGGTCGCGCGGCTGGTCTGCACCTGGAGAAGGCGCTCAAGGAGGGCATCGAGCATCGCGGCGCTAGCGAAACCGATCTTGATGTTGCCCTTGCTCGTCTGGCAGGCATCAACGAACGCACCACGGGTGAAGACGTGGCTCCGCTACGAAAGGAGCTGCAGAACTGCATGCAGAATTACTTCGGCGTGTTCCGTACCGGCGAATACATGCAGAAAGGTATCGCCCAGCTGGTCGATCTGCGTCAGCGCATCGCCAACGTCAAGATCTCCGACAAGAGCCAGGCGTTCAACACTGCGCGCATTGAAGCGCTCGAGTTGCAGAACCTGCTGGAAGTTGCCGAAGCTACGGCGATTGCGGCGGAAACCCGCAAAGAATCCCGTGGTGCACATGCTCGCGAGGACTTCGAAGAGCGTGACGATGAGAACTGGCTGTGCCACACCCTGTATTTCCCGGGTGAGAAGCGCGTTGCCAAGCGTGCCGTGAACTTCGCTCCGAAGACCGTTCCGGCCTTCGAGCCCAAGGTTCGGACTTATTGAGGTCGCCGAATATGTTGCAAGTGAGTGTTTATCGCTACAACCCCGATCAGGACGAAAAGCCGTTCATGCAGGATTTTCAGGTCAATACCGATGGGAAAGACCTGATGGTTCTCGACGTCTTGGCTCTGATCAAGGAACAGGACCAAGGTTTCTCTTATCGTCGCTCCTGCCGTGAAGGTGTGTGTGGCTCCGACGGCATGAACATCAACGGCAAGAACGGCCTGGCCTGCATCACCCCGCTGTCTGCTGTGGTGAAGGGCAACAAGTTGGTCATTCGTCCGTTGCCGGGGCTGCCGGTCATTCGTGACCTGGTGGTCGATATGAGCATCTTCTATAAGCAGTACGAGAAGGTGCGCCCTTATCTGATGAACGATACGCCGCCTCCGGCTATCGAACGTCTGCAGAGTCCGGAAGATCGCGAGAAGCTGGACGGCCTGTACGAGTGCATTTTGTGCGCTTGCTGCTCGACCAGTTGCCCGTCTTTCTGGTGGAACCCGGACAAGTTCCTCGGCCCGGCTGCATCGCTGCAAGCCTATCGTTTCCTGGCGGATAGCCGGGATACGGAAACCGAAGAGCGTCTGGCGGCACTGGACGATCCGTTCAGCGTGTTCCGTTGCCGTGGCATCATGAACTGCGTTGACGTCTGCCCGAAAGGGCTGAACCCGACCAGGGCGATTGGTCACATTCGCAACATGCTGCTGCAGAGCGGTACGTGATGGAAGGGCGGTCGTAAGCGCTTCGCTGGCTGCGAGCGGCCGATACCCGATTGCTGTGGTACCTGCGGCGCCGGAGTAACATCCAGGCGCCGTAGCTTTAGTAGGAATTTCAGCCCAAAAAGCCGGAATTCCACTCTGAAAATTTGTTGACCAGCAGGAGCATCCGGGGCAGTTCCCGGAAACTATCTGCGCGGTCCGTAGTGGCTTTACCTGAGTCGCTGCTTCAGAACTTGGGAAGTCATGCTGCGGTCTCCACGCTGGTGGTGTCTCCTTATCAAAGGTGACCAGACATGCAAGAAAGCGTAATGCAGCGCATGTGGGACAGCGCCCACCTATCCGGTGGTAACGCTGCCTATGTGGAAGAGCTTTATGAGCTCTACCTGCACGACCCCAACGCAGTGCCCGAAGAGTGGCGCACTTATTTCCAGAAGTTGCCTTCTGGTGGCAGCGCGGCAGCAGACGTGTCGCACTCGACGATTCGCGATCATTTCGTGTTGCTGGCGAAGAACCAGCGTCGCGCACAACCTGTCTCCGCAGGCAGCGTCAGCAGCGAGCATGAGAAGAAGCAGGTCGAAGTTCTGCGGCTGATCCAGGCGTATCGGCTGCGTGGTCATCAAGCGGCGCAGCTTGATCCCCTGGCACTGCAGCAGCGTCCGGTTCCCGCTGATCTTGCGATCACCAACTATGGTCTGACCGATGCGGATTTGGATACCGTTTTCCGCACGGGCGATCTGGCGATAGGCAAAGACGAAGCCAGCTTGCGTGAAATCCTGAAAGCGTTGCAAGAGACGTATTGCCGCACCATCGGCGCGGAGTTTGCCCATATCGTCGATTCCGAGCAGCGCAACTGGTTCATCCAGCGCGTCGAAAGCGTACGTGGCCGTCCGGATTTCTCGCCGGAAATCAAGAGTCATCTACTGGAGCGTCTGACAGCCGCCGAAGGACTGGAAAAGTATCTCGGCACCAAATATCCGGGGACCAAGCGTTTTGGTCTGGAAGGTGGTGAGAGCCTGATTCCGATGCTGGACGAAATCATCCAGCGCTCCGGCTCCTACGGCACCAAGGAAATCGTCATCGGTATGGCCCACCGTGGCCGTCTCAACGTGCTGGTCAACACCTTCGGCAAGAATCCGCGCGATCTGTTCGACGAATTCGAAGGCAAGAAGGTCGAAGGGCTCAGCTCCGGTGATGTCAAGTATCACCAGGGCTTCTCTTCCAACGTCATGACTCCCGGTGGCGAGATCCATCTGGCGATGGCTTTCAACCCCTCGCACCTGGAAATCGTTTCGCCGGTGGTTGAGGGTTCGGTGCGTGCTCGTCAGGACCGTCGCTGTGATCCGGCCGGAGACAAGGTTCTTCCGGTAACCATCCACGGTGATGCCGCTGTCGCCGGTCAGGGCGTGGTGATGGAAACCTTCCAGATGTCGCAGACGCGTGCTTACCGCACCGGCGGCACGATTCGCATCGTGGTCAACAACCAGGTCGGCTTCACCACTAACAAGCAGGAAGATGCTCGTTCAACCGAGTACGCTACTGACGTGGCGAAGATGATTCAAGCACCGATCTTCCACGTTAACGCAGACGACCCCGAGGCGGTGCTGTTCGTTACCCAGCTCGCTGTGGATTATCGGATGCAGTTCAAGCGCGATATCGTGCTGGATCTGATCTGCTATCGCCGTCGCGGTCATAACGAGGCTGACGAGCCAAGCGGCACCCAGCCGCTGATGTATCAGAAGATCGCTAAGCAGCGCACCACTCGTGAGCTGTACGCTGATGCGCTCATCCAGTCGAATGTACTGGACGCCGAGCGCGTTCAGGCTAAGGTCGATGAGTATCGCACCGCGCTGGATAACGGCCTGCACGTGGTCAAGAGCCTGGTCAAGGAACCGAACAAGGAGCTCTTCGTTGACTGGCGTCCATATCTGGGCCATGCGTGGACCGCACGTCACGACACCAGCTTCGATCTGAAGACCTTGCAGGATCTGTCCAGCAAACTGTTGAATGTCCCGGAAGGCTTCGTTGTCCAGCGTCAGGTTGCGAAGATCCTTGAGGATCGGCAGAAGATGGGAGCGGGCGCGCTGGCCATCAACTGGGGCTTCGCGGAGACCATGGCCTACGCTACGCTGCTGTTCGAAGGCCATCCGGTGCGTATTTCCGGTCAGGACGTCGGTCGCGGTACCTTCTCGCATCGCCATGCTGCGTTGCACAATCAGAAAGACGGCAGTACCTACATTCCGCTTCAGCACCTCTACGAAGGGCAGCCGCGCTTCGATCTGTATGACTCGTTCCTTTCCGAGGAAGCGGTTCTGGCGTTCGAGTACGGATATGCCACTACTACTCCCAACGCCCTCGTGGTTTGGGAGGCGCAGTTCGGCGACTTCGCCAACGGCGCGCAGGTCGTTATCGACCAGTTCATCACTAGCGGCGAACACAAGTGGGGCCGTCTCTGCGGTCTGACCATGCTGCTGCCGCACGGTTATGAGGGGCAGGGCCCGGAGCACTCCTCCGCGCGTCTGGAGCGCTACCTGCAACTGTGTGCCGAGCAGAACATCCAGGTCTGCGTGCCGACCACACCAGCTCAGGTCTATCACATGCTGCGTCGGCAGGCGATTCGTCCGCTGCGCAAGCCGCTGGTTGCCCTGACGCCGAAGTCGCTGTTGCGTCACAAGCTCGCTATCTCGACGCTGGAGGAGCTTACCGAGGGTTCGTTCCAGACCGTTATCCCGGAGATCGATCCGATCGAAGCGGCGAAGGTCGAGCGCGTGATCATGTGCAGCGGCAAGGTCTACTACGATCTTCTGGAAAAGCGCCGCAACGAAGGTCGCGACGATATTGCCATCGTGCGTATCGAGCAGCTCTATCCCTTCCCTGAGGAGGACCTCGCCGAGGTGCTGGCACCTTATCAGAACATCAAGCACATCATCTGGTGTCAGGAAGAGCCGATGAACCAGGGCGCGTGGTACTGCAGCCAGCACCATATGCGTCGCGTCGCGACTGCTCACAAGAAGGAACTGTTCCTGCAATACGCTGGTCGTGATGCATCCGCGGCTCCGGCGGTC belongs to Pseudomonas phenolilytica and includes:
- a CDS encoding 2-oxoglutarate dehydrogenase E1 component → MQESVMQRMWDSAHLSGGNAAYVEELYELYLHDPNAVPEEWRTYFQKLPSGGSAAADVSHSTIRDHFVLLAKNQRRAQPVSAGSVSSEHEKKQVEVLRLIQAYRLRGHQAAQLDPLALQQRPVPADLAITNYGLTDADLDTVFRTGDLAIGKDEASLREILKALQETYCRTIGAEFAHIVDSEQRNWFIQRVESVRGRPDFSPEIKSHLLERLTAAEGLEKYLGTKYPGTKRFGLEGGESLIPMLDEIIQRSGSYGTKEIVIGMAHRGRLNVLVNTFGKNPRDLFDEFEGKKVEGLSSGDVKYHQGFSSNVMTPGGEIHLAMAFNPSHLEIVSPVVEGSVRARQDRRCDPAGDKVLPVTIHGDAAVAGQGVVMETFQMSQTRAYRTGGTIRIVVNNQVGFTTNKQEDARSTEYATDVAKMIQAPIFHVNADDPEAVLFVTQLAVDYRMQFKRDIVLDLICYRRRGHNEADEPSGTQPLMYQKIAKQRTTRELYADALIQSNVLDAERVQAKVDEYRTALDNGLHVVKSLVKEPNKELFVDWRPYLGHAWTARHDTSFDLKTLQDLSSKLLNVPEGFVVQRQVAKILEDRQKMGAGALAINWGFAETMAYATLLFEGHPVRISGQDVGRGTFSHRHAALHNQKDGSTYIPLQHLYEGQPRFDLYDSFLSEEAVLAFEYGYATTTPNALVVWEAQFGDFANGAQVVIDQFITSGEHKWGRLCGLTMLLPHGYEGQGPEHSSARLERYLQLCAEQNIQVCVPTTPAQVYHMLRRQAIRPLRKPLVALTPKSLLRHKLAISTLEELTEGSFQTVIPEIDPIEAAKVERVIMCSGKVYYDLLEKRRNEGRDDIAIVRIEQLYPFPEEDLAEVLAPYQNIKHIIWCQEEPMNQGAWYCSQHHMRRVATAHKKELFLQYAGRDASAAPAVGYASMHAEQQEKLLQDAFTV